The following proteins are encoded in a genomic region of Oryza brachyantha chromosome 11, ObraRS2, whole genome shotgun sequence:
- the LOC102718048 gene encoding probable calcium-transporting ATPase 8, plasma membrane-type — protein MVRFLVEKAMTVGLLKWNSTDALTIVNYFATAVTIIVVAVPEGLPLAVTLSLAFAMKKLMNDKALVRHLSACETMGSAGTICTDKTGTLTTNHMVVDKIRIAEVSKSVTGNNNFEDLSSMVPSGTRSLLLQGIFENTSAEVVKEKDGKQTVLGTPTERAILEFGLSLEGDCDAEYTTCTKVKVEPFNSVKKKMAVLVSLPGGTARWFCKGASEIILQMCSMVIDSDGNVIPLSEAKRKNILDTINSFASDALRTLCLAYKEVDGVDEDADSPTSGFTLLAIFGIKDPVRPGVKDAVKTCMSAGITVRMVTGDNINTAKAIAKECGILTDGGIAIEGPEFHSKSPEEMRNLIPNIQVMARSLPLDKHMLVTNLRGMFDEVVSVTGDGTNDAPALHEADIGLAMGIAGTEVAKESADVIVLDDNFTTIINVARWGRAVYINIQKFVQFQLTVNIVALVINFVSACITGSAPLTAVQLLWVNMIMDTLGALALATEPPNDEMMKRPPVRRGESFITKVMWRNIMGQSLYQLFVLGALMFGGERLLNIKGADSKSIINTLIFNSFVFCQVFNEINSREMQKINIFRGIISNWIFMAVIAATVAFQVVIIEFLGTFASTVPLNWQHWLLSVGLGSISLIVGVILKCIPVGSSENSATPNGYRRLASGPDDI, from the exons ATGGTTAGATTCCTTGTTGAAAAAGCCATGACCGTTGGTCTGCTGAAATGGAATTCTACTGATGCATTGACTATAGTAAACTACTTTGCAACAGCGGTCACTATTATAGTTGTTGCTGTACCTGAAGGGTTGCCCTTGGCTGTTACGTTGAGTCTTGCATTTGCaatgaaaaaattaatgaaTGATAAAGCACTTGTTAGACATCTTTCAGCATGTGAAACAATGGGATCTGCTGGTACCATCTGCACAGATAAAACTGGAACTTTGACAACTAACCATATGGTCGTTGATAAAATACGGATAGCTGAGGTTTCAAAGTCAGTTACCGGTAACAATAATTTTGAAGATCTTAGTTCCATGGTTCCTTCAGGCACCAGGAGTCTGCTTTTACAGGGCATATTCGAGAATACTAGCGCTGAGGTGgtcaaagaaaaagatggtAAACAAACTGTCTTAGGAACTCCAACAGAAAGAGCAATATTAGAATTTGGCTTGAGTTTGGAAGGGGATTGTGATGCTGAGTATACGACCTGCACCAAGGTTAAGGTTGAGCCTTTCAATTCGGTCAAGAAGAAGATGGCAGTGCTGGTTTCATTACCCGGTGGTACCGCCAGATGGTTCTGCAAAGGTGCATCAGAAATTATATTGCAGATGTGCAGCATGGTGATTGATAGTGATGGAAATGTTATTCCCTTATCGGAAGCTAAGAGAAAGAACATATTAGATACTATCAACTCTTTTGCTTCAGACGCTTTAAGGACATTGTGCCTGGCATATAAGGAAGTGGATGGTGTTGACGAGGATGCGGATAGTCCAACAAGTGGTTTTACTCTATTAGCCATTTTTGGTATCAAGGATCCTGTGCGCCCTGGAGTTAAGGATGCTGTTAAGACCTGTATGTCTGCTGGTATCACTGTGAGAATGGTAACGGGTGATAATATCAATACAGCTAAAGCTATAGCCAAAGAGTGTGGAATATTGACTGACGGTGGCATAGCAATAGAAGGACCAGAATTCCATAGCAAGAGCCCAGAAGAGATGAGGAACTTAATACCTAACATTCAG GTCATGGCCCGTTCTTTACCACTGGATAAACACATGCTCGTGACAAACTTGAGAGGTATGTTTGATGAGGTGGTTTCTGTGACAGGTGATGGTACAAATGATGCTCCTGCATTACACGAAGCAGATATTGGGCTTGCAATGGGCATTGCGGGAACAGAG GTTGCCAAGGAGAGTGCAGATGTCATAGTACTTGATGACAATTTCACAACTATAATAAACGTTGCAAGATGGGGTCGTGCAGTTTACATTAACATCCAAAAGTTTGTGCAGTTTCAGTTGACTGTCAATATTGTTGCTTTAGTCATCAATTTTGTCTCAGCATGCATCACTG GAAGTGCTCCTCTCACTGCTGTGCAGCTGTTGTGGGTCAATATGATTATGGATACATTGGGAGCTTTAGCATTAGCAACTGAGCCTCCAAATGATGAAATGATGAAGAGGCCACCTGtccggagaggggaaagtttCATTACCAAGGTCATGTGGAGAAATATCATGGGCCAAAGTTTATATCAGTTATTTGTACTTGGAGCTCTCATGTTTGGTGGGGAAAGGCTTCTGAACATCAAGGGTGCAGATTCCAAATCCATCATAAATACACTAATATTCAACTCTTTCGTCTTTTGTCAG GTATTCAATGAAATAAACAGCAGAGAAATGCAGAAGATCAACATTTTCCGTGGCATCATCAGCAACTGGATCTTCATGGCAGTCATAGCTGCGACTGTAGCATTTCAAGTGGTGATTATAGAGTTTCTTGGCACTTTTGCCAGCACTGTTCCACTCAATTGGCAGCATTGGCTGCTAAGCGTCGGCCTTGGGTCCATCAGTCTGATTGTTGGTGTCATCTTGAAGTGCATACCCGTTGGGTCAAGTGAAAATTCTGCAACTCCAAATGGCTACAGGCGACTTGCCAGTGGTCCTGATGACATATAG
- the LOC121055731 gene encoding NAC domain-containing protein 67-like has protein sequence MADVNVPSGYRFSPTPVELIRDYLNPWIVGRPIEELRDIVRRGDVYGSDPAKLTEEHKEYGHGGNWYFLSIAKWKGRRGAGGRGRTNRCVVGGGTWHHSQRRRAIKGYGERQVFEYRSADKKKTDWLMEEIESNLPAATTDEGLMVICKLYLTPRTKADEEEEEEEEERQETHDVVVGSKKPRRENHHGFPQEATSYDAPATLQLEAGCSNAGAGGETSQATAAMMDYCPTMMHTSDDSSIALYGHIDINAEGDLVYLDYGDGGIDPRPAMPSAMQSSDGAMTCFAPNPMHDGHGVASRDQEAIQEGEMPLATQSSDGAMTCFAPMQGQEDDAATDEEFWNGLLDGIGTDDPNPNGGGELG, from the coding sequence ATGGCCGACGTGAATGTGCCCTCGGGATACCGCTTCTCGCCGACTCCAGTGGAGCTCATCAGAGACTACCTCAATCCCTGGATCGTCGGCCGGCCGATCGAGGAGCTCAGAGACATCGTCCGCCGAGGCGACGTCTACGGCTCCGACCCCGCGAAGCTGACGGAGGAGCACAAGGAGTACGGCCACGGCGGCAACTGGTACTTCCTCAGCATCGCCAAGTGGAAGGGCCGCaggggcgccggcggccgcggccggacCAACCGATGCGTCGTGGGCGGCGGCACCTGGCACCACTCGCAGCGCCGCCGGGCCATCAAAGGCTACGGCGAGCGGCAGGTGTTCGAGTACCGCTCCGCCGACAAGAAGAAGACGGATTGGCTCATGGAGGAGATAGAGAGCAATCTGCCGGCGGCCACCACCGACGAGGGCCTCATGGTCATCTGCAAGTTGTACCTCACGCCGAGGACAaaggccgacgaggaggaggaggaggaggaggaggagcgccaAGAAACCCACGACGTGGTCGTCGGGTCCAAGAAACCCCGCCGGGAGAATCACCATGGGTTCCCGCAAGAAGCCACAAGCTACGACGCACCGGCGACGCTGCAGCTCGAGGCCGGATGCTcgaacgccggcgccggcggcgagacgtCCCAAGCGACCGCCGCCATGATGGACTACTGCCCGACGATGATGCACACGTCAGATGACTCGAGCATTGCCCTCTACGGGCACATCGACATCAACGCAGAGGGGGATCTGGTTTACCTCGACTACGGCGACGGTGGCATCGACCCACGGCCAGCGATGCCGTCGGCAATGCAGAGCAGCGACGGGGCGATGACTTGCTTCGCGCCAAATCCGATGCACGACGGCCACGGTGTCGCCTCTCGTGATCAGGAGGCGATACAAGAGGGAGAGATGCCATTGGCAACGCAGAGCAGTGACGGGGCAATGACTTGCTTCGCTCCAATGCAAGGCCAAGAAGACGACGCTGCGACGGATGAGGAATTCTGGAATGGTTTGCTCGACGGCATTGGCACTGATGATCCCAATCCCAATGGAGGTGGAGAATTGGGGTAG